The DNA segment ATTGTATTATCACGCCAGATTGCTGAGCTTGGTATTTATCCTGCTGTTGATCCTCTAGATTCAACTTCTAGACAGCTAGACCCACTAGTTGTGGGTCAGGAACACTATGAAACAGCTCGTGCAGTGCAGAAAGTACTTCAAAGATACAAAGAGTTGAAAGATATTATTGCTATTTTAGGTATGGATGAATTATCTGATGAAGATAAGAAAATTGTAGATAGGGCTCGTAAGATTCAGAGATTCCTATCACAGCCATTCCATGTCGCAGAGGTATTTACTGGTAACCCTGGTAAGTTCGTATCACTTAAGGATACTGTAGCAAGTTTTAAGGCTATAGTTAATGGTGAATATGATCATTTACCAGAGCAAGCTTTCTATATGGTTGGTTCTATACAAGAAGCTATCGAGAAAGCAAAAACTCTATAAATTAGGTTATAATATGACAAAGAAGTATATAAAAGTTGAGGTTGTTAGTCCTATAGGTTCAGTTTTTAAAGGTGAAGCTGATATGGTGAGTCTACGTGGATCTGCTGGTGAAATGGGGATAGCATATGGTCATACTGAACTATTATCTACTTTACCAGCTGGTGTAGTAAATGTCAGAAAAGATCAGCATACTGATGTACTATATGTTTCAGGTGGTATAGTAGAAGTTACTCCAACTCGTGTAACTATTATGGTTGATGATATGGAGAGAGCTGAAAACCTTAATCAGGCTGAATCAGAGAAAGCAAGAGCAAGAGCAAAAGAAGTTCTCAAAAATCCAGATGCTTCAAAGCTTGATATTGAAGCAGCTAACAAAAGATTAAAAGAGGCAGATGCACGCCTTAAAGCACTTAACTCTTCAAATGGTCTGTATTATTCAAAAGATGAATAATTATTAATAACAGAATTAATTGATACAAAATGATAGGCTATTCA comes from the Francisella persica ATCC VR-331 genome and includes:
- a CDS encoding F0F1 ATP synthase subunit epsilon, which produces MTKKYIKVEVVSPIGSVFKGEADMVSLRGSAGEMGIAYGHTELLSTLPAGVVNVRKDQHTDVLYVSGGIVEVTPTRVTIMVDDMERAENLNQAESEKARARAKEVLKNPDASKLDIEAANKRLKEADARLKALNSSNGLYYSKDE